From Leptotrichia trevisanii DSM 22070, the proteins below share one genomic window:
- a CDS encoding ShlB/FhaC/HecB family hemolysin secretion/activation protein: YSANTVYDMYSNSHTLSADLEKILFRNQKSKVTLDLGIKRKHNQSYLEKSVLSDRKLAVGTVSLNTTTSLFGGIFGSSVGYERGLKIFNAERDNGKIETTPKAQFHKYDVNLSYYKPITNKFVYRANVYGSYSNDVLYGSERQTIGGVGSVGGYHTRESIQGDKAIEISNELAYNIPVKKFAVVSPYVNYGYGAAKYNRDKSKYRTGYVTGMTAGIRFDTKIFDFDFGYAKPMAHSEYLSPKKQEMYFSGSLKVSF, translated from the coding sequence TCTATTCGGCAAATACAGTATACGATATGTATTCAAACAGTCATACATTGTCTGCTGATTTAGAAAAAATATTGTTCAGGAATCAGAAAAGCAAGGTTACTCTTGATTTAGGGATTAAAAGAAAACATAATCAGAGCTATCTTGAAAAATCTGTATTGTCTGACAGAAAACTTGCTGTTGGTACAGTAAGTCTTAATACTACTACTTCACTTTTTGGAGGAATTTTTGGAAGTTCTGTTGGGTATGAGAGAGGACTTAAAATATTTAATGCTGAAAGGGATAACGGGAAGATAGAAACTACCCCAAAGGCACAGTTTCATAAATATGATGTAAACCTTAGCTACTACAAGCCGATAACAAATAAATTTGTATATAGAGCAAATGTTTATGGAAGCTATTCAAATGATGTGCTTTATGGAAGTGAAAGACAGACAATAGGCGGAGTCGGAAGTGTTGGAGGCTATCATACAAGAGAATCTATTCAGGGAGATAAGGCTATAGAAATCAGCAATGAGCTGGCATATAATATTCCAGTTAAGAAATTTGCGGTTGTTTCTCCATATGTTAATTATGGATACGGGGCTGCAAAGTACAACAGGGATAAATCTAAATACAGGACTGGATATGTAACTGGGATGACGGCTGGAATCAGGTTTGATACAAAAATATTTGATTTTGACTTTGGATATGCAAAGCCTATGGCACATTCAGAGTATTTAAGCCCTAAGAAGCAGGAAATGTATTTTAGTGGTTCCTTGAAAGTAAGTTTTTAG
- a CDS encoding ShlB/FhaC/HecB family hemolysin secretion/activation protein, which translates to MGYKKIMIFCVFLLANLAFTAPVNEANKIIDIQQRQLEQERIKQQQEKMQREFENTKFDNSQIQINNEIENDNNNSNKFLIKMINLKDDDKLLSQREKDRIIGKYIYLELSSNDIRNLLTDLTNKLISKGYTTSIVNFDKNNDLTTGILNLEIVAGRIEDIRINSGNGLDKYKEFFMFSKNKGKILNIRDIDTATDNFNSINANNMTMEVLPGRKANYSRIEVKNTLKNKYTVGILANNYGDSRQNGIWRRGINLNIDSPLGIGDNFYFTYMTVPKKDPDRSWKKTIEQLQPGEILPIGPAGYDPLKGDTLPYKRRLDMFNFGYTMKFRTYTLKLNSSKSIQESSFYSANTVYDMYSNSHTLSADLEKILFRNQKSKIGLDLGIRRRHNQSYLEKSVLSDRKLAVGTVSLNTTTSLFGGIFGSSFGYERGLKIFHAERDSGKIDTTPKAQFHKYSMNLSYYKPITNKFVYRANVYGSYSNDVLYGSERQT; encoded by the coding sequence TTGGGATATAAAAAAATAATGATTTTTTGTGTGTTTTTGCTTGCAAATCTTGCTTTTACCGCTCCAGTTAATGAAGCCAATAAAATTATTGACATCCAGCAGAGACAGCTTGAACAGGAGAGAATCAAGCAGCAGCAGGAGAAAATGCAAAGAGAGTTTGAGAATACAAAATTTGATAATTCTCAGATACAAATTAATAATGAAATTGAAAATGATAATAACAATTCTAATAAATTTTTAATTAAAATGATTAATTTAAAAGATGATGATAAGCTGTTATCTCAAAGAGAAAAGGATAGAATTATTGGAAAATATATCTATCTTGAACTTAGTTCCAATGACATTAGAAACCTTCTTACAGATCTTACAAATAAACTAATTTCTAAAGGATATACTACATCTATTGTAAACTTTGACAAGAATAATGATTTAACCACTGGGATTTTAAATTTGGAGATTGTTGCCGGCAGAATTGAGGATATAAGGATTAATTCCGGCAATGGGCTTGATAAATATAAGGAATTTTTTATGTTTTCTAAAAATAAAGGGAAAATCCTTAATATCAGGGACATTGACACGGCAACTGACAACTTTAACTCAATTAATGCCAACAATATGACTATGGAAGTTCTTCCTGGAAGAAAGGCTAACTATTCAAGAATTGAAGTAAAAAATACATTAAAGAATAAATATACTGTCGGAATCTTAGCTAACAACTATGGGGACAGTAGGCAGAATGGAATATGGAGGAGAGGTATTAACCTTAATATTGACAGTCCTCTTGGAATTGGGGACAACTTCTATTTCACATATATGACAGTTCCTAAAAAAGATCCCGACAGAAGCTGGAAAAAGACTATTGAGCAGTTGCAGCCAGGGGAGATTTTGCCAATCGGGCCAGCTGGCTATGATCCTTTAAAAGGGGACACATTGCCATATAAAAGACGGCTTGACATGTTTAATTTTGGATATACAATGAAATTCAGGACTTACACCTTAAAACTTAATTCAAGTAAAAGTATTCAGGAAAGCAGCTTCTATTCGGCAAATACAGTATACGATATGTATTCAAACAGTCATACATTGTCTGCTGATTTAGAAAAAATATTGTTCAGGAATCAGAAAAGCAAGATTGGTCTTGATTTGGGAATTAGAAGAAGACATAATCAGAGCTATCTTGAAAAGTCTGTATTGTCTGACAGAAAACTTGCTGTTGGTACAGTGAGCCTTAATACCACTACTTCACTTTTTGGAGGAATTTTTGGAAGCTCTTTCGGATATGAGAGAGGGCTTAAAATATTTCATGCCGAAAGGGATAGCGGAAAGATAGATACTACGCCAAAGGCGCAGTTCCATAAATACAGCATGAACCTTAGTTACTACAAGCCCATAACGAATAAATTTGTCTACAGGGCAAATGTTTATGGAAGCTATTCAAATGATGTGCTTTATGGAAGTGAAAGGCAGACAAT
- a CDS encoding replication initiation protein translates to MKNKIVKYDNDFNTVGLRGFTAEELDLLMTILHRVRNREIEEIKFSYYDLKQLIKSEKKPTIEQFSKSIMNINKKLLALNFTLVENDEIIQFALFKEFRTSSKKQILTVSVSERFKFLLNDFDPGKWTRFELEEFVDLKSSYTKEFYRRMKQFRSTGFWKCGIEEFRNLLDIPEKYRITDIDAWVLKPIQKELGEKYNLKIEKKYGFSGGRGRSRVTGFEFKFSTEKKVDIVVDNEEEDNPIPLSKPRKQKKKEEIKVVPEIKSKIIEAIPKQEKEKTLREKIKAKLEDNNMEIVKLKAMYEGLKGNVQLKKMTDQYPGKIQKIKDINMQLEAIFEADEENLTQEIIELAEELLVSKV, encoded by the coding sequence ATGAAAAATAAAATTGTAAAATATGATAATGATTTTAATACTGTAGGATTAAGAGGATTTACGGCTGAAGAACTTGACTTATTGATGACCATTCTTCATAGAGTAAGAAATAGGGAAATAGAAGAAATTAAGTTTTCTTATTATGATTTAAAGCAGTTAATAAAGTCTGAAAAAAAACCAACAATAGAACAATTTTCAAAATCAATAATGAATATTAATAAAAAATTATTAGCTCTTAATTTTACTCTTGTAGAAAACGATGAGATTATTCAATTTGCATTATTTAAAGAATTTAGAACGAGTTCTAAAAAACAGATTTTAACAGTTTCAGTTAGTGAGCGTTTTAAATTTTTATTAAATGATTTTGACCCTGGAAAGTGGACAAGATTTGAATTAGAAGAGTTTGTTGATTTAAAATCAAGTTATACGAAAGAATTTTATCGAAGAATGAAACAATTTAGAAGTACAGGCTTTTGGAAATGTGGCATTGAAGAATTTAGAAATTTACTTGATATTCCTGAAAAGTACAGGATTACTGATATAGATGCTTGGGTTTTAAAACCGATTCAAAAAGAATTAGGAGAAAAATACAACTTGAAAATTGAAAAAAAATATGGATTTTCTGGTGGACGAGGAAGAAGCAGAGTTACTGGATTTGAGTTTAAATTCTCCACTGAGAAAAAAGTAGATATTGTAGTAGATAATGAAGAAGAAGATAATCCAATTCCTTTGAGTAAACCTAGAAAACAAAAAAAGAAAGAAGAGATAAAAGTAGTTCCAGAAATAAAATCAAAAATAATTGAAGCTATCCCAAAACAAGAAAAAGAAAAAACTTTAAGAGAAAAAATAAAAGCAAAATTAGAAGATAACAATATGGAAATAGTAAAATTAAAAGCGATGTATGAAGGATTAAAAGGGAATGTTCAATTAAAAAAAATGACGGATCAATATCCAGGAAAAATTCAAAAAATAAAAGATATAAATATGCAATTAGAAGCAATTTTTGAAGCTGATGAGGAAAATCTTACACAAGAAATAATTGAATTAGCAGAGGAATTACTTGTTAGTAAAGTTTAG